One genomic segment of Nothobranchius furzeri strain GRZ-AD chromosome 10, NfurGRZ-RIMD1, whole genome shotgun sequence includes these proteins:
- the tmem248 gene encoding transmembrane protein 248 isoform X1, translating into MVYLLNPIENLRGYINNRPPLVIFMISVSAVAIAFLTIGYFFKIKEIKSPALTEDWNTFLLRYNELDFCVSENETIKHGLNESTTPESTVVTSGQARSSTQPPLLLEDSGPINISVSITLTLDPQRPFGGYSRNITHLYATVLGQQVGLSGREAHEEINITFTLPVSWNSDDCVLHGHCEQVVFSTCMTITATSNIFPVTVQPPHCVPETYTNATSWFKLFTMVRDSETKYSQDYNPFWCYKGAIGKVYHTLNPKLTVIVPDDDRSLINLHLMHTSYFLFVMVITMFCYAVIKGRPGKVRQTNPDFCPEKVQQTPAVLYDINRWRCQRVKKTSESSARGYL; encoded by the exons GTGTACCTGTTAAATCCTATAGAGAACCTAAGAGGTTACATCAACAACCGTCCACCTCTGGTCATTTTTATGATCAGCGTCAGTGCAGTGGCCATTGCCTTCCTCACCATCGGATATTTCTTTAAGATTAAGGAGATCAAGTCTCCGGCGTTGACAGAA GACTGGAACACCTTTCTGCTACGCTACAACGAGCTGGACTTTTGTGTGTCGGAGAACGAGACGATAAAACACGGTCTGAATGAGTCCACCACTCCAGAGAGCACAGTGGTGACCAGTGGTCAGGCTCGCTCCAGTACCCAGCCTCCTCTCCTGCTGGAGGACTCGGGTCCCATTAACATCTCAGTGTCCATCACCCTCACGTTGGACCCTCAGCGCCCGTTTGGAGGGTACTCGCGCAATATCACACACCTGTACGCCACAGTGCTGGGGCAGCAAGTCGGCCTATCGG gTCGGGAAGCCCATGAAGAAATAAACATCACGTTCACTCTGCCCGTGTCCTGGAACTCGGACGACTGCGTCCTGCACGGCCACTGCGAGCAGGTGGTGTTCAGCACTTGCATGACCATCACAGCAACCAGCAATATCTTCCCAGTCACAGT GCAGCCGCCTCACTGCGTTCCAGAGACGTACACCAATGCCACATCTTGGTTCAAGCTGTTCACGATGGTGCGGGACTCTGAAACCAAGTACAGCCAGGACTACAACCCCTTCTGGTGTTACAAGGGAGCAATCGGGAAGGTGTACCATACACTGAACCCAAAACTGACGGTCATTGTTCCAGAT gACGACCGATCCCTCATCAACCTTCACCTGATGCACACTAGCTACTTCCTGTTTGTCATGGTCATCACTATGTTCTGCTATGCAGTCATAAAAGGGCGGCCTGGCAAAGTGCGCCAAACCAACCCCGACTTTTGTCCTGAGAAGGTACAACAGACACCAGCAGTGCTTTATGACATCAACAG GTGGCGTTGTCAGAGGGTTAAGAAGACATCAGAGAGCTCCGCCAGAGGTTACCTGTAA
- the tmem248 gene encoding transmembrane protein 248 isoform X2, which translates to MVYLLNPIENLRGYINNRPPLVIFMISVSAVAIAFLTIGYFFKIKEIKSPALTEDWNTFLLRYNELDFCVSENETIKHGLNESTTPESTVVTSGQARSSTQPPLLLEDSGPINISVSITLTLDPQRPFGGYSRNITHLYATVLGQQVGLSGREAHEEINITFTLPVSWNSDDCVLHGHCEQVVFSTCMTITATSNIFPVTVQPPHCVPETYTNATSWFKLFTMVRDSETKYSQDYNPFWCYKGAIGKVYHTLNPKLTVIVPDDDRSLINLHLMHTSYFLFVMVITMFCYAVIKGRPGKVRQTNPDFCPEKVALSEG; encoded by the exons GTGTACCTGTTAAATCCTATAGAGAACCTAAGAGGTTACATCAACAACCGTCCACCTCTGGTCATTTTTATGATCAGCGTCAGTGCAGTGGCCATTGCCTTCCTCACCATCGGATATTTCTTTAAGATTAAGGAGATCAAGTCTCCGGCGTTGACAGAA GACTGGAACACCTTTCTGCTACGCTACAACGAGCTGGACTTTTGTGTGTCGGAGAACGAGACGATAAAACACGGTCTGAATGAGTCCACCACTCCAGAGAGCACAGTGGTGACCAGTGGTCAGGCTCGCTCCAGTACCCAGCCTCCTCTCCTGCTGGAGGACTCGGGTCCCATTAACATCTCAGTGTCCATCACCCTCACGTTGGACCCTCAGCGCCCGTTTGGAGGGTACTCGCGCAATATCACACACCTGTACGCCACAGTGCTGGGGCAGCAAGTCGGCCTATCGG gTCGGGAAGCCCATGAAGAAATAAACATCACGTTCACTCTGCCCGTGTCCTGGAACTCGGACGACTGCGTCCTGCACGGCCACTGCGAGCAGGTGGTGTTCAGCACTTGCATGACCATCACAGCAACCAGCAATATCTTCCCAGTCACAGT GCAGCCGCCTCACTGCGTTCCAGAGACGTACACCAATGCCACATCTTGGTTCAAGCTGTTCACGATGGTGCGGGACTCTGAAACCAAGTACAGCCAGGACTACAACCCCTTCTGGTGTTACAAGGGAGCAATCGGGAAGGTGTACCATACACTGAACCCAAAACTGACGGTCATTGTTCCAGAT gACGACCGATCCCTCATCAACCTTCACCTGATGCACACTAGCTACTTCCTGTTTGTCATGGTCATCACTATGTTCTGCTATGCAGTCATAAAAGGGCGGCCTGGCAAAGTGCGCCAAACCAACCCCGACTTTTGTCCTGAGAAG GTGGCGTTGTCAGAGGGTTAA